The following coding sequences are from one Candidatus Eisenbacteria bacterium window:
- a CDS encoding response regulator transcription factor, translated as MLRVLLADDHPVVREGLRALLECHGLSVVAEAENGREAVELARTTQPDVAVLDIGMPELNGLDALRAIRRESPHLRAVLLTIHDDDAYVMEGRRLGALGFVLKSEAGSELLNAVQAVAAGRTYLSPRLSSEVVEALAAGVAPVANHLTDREREVLQLISEGQTTKEVANTLGISVKTAGTHRTNIMRKLGVHETAGLVRYAIRQGLIRA; from the coding sequence ATGCTGCGCGTATTGCTGGCTGACGATCATCCTGTCGTGCGGGAAGGGCTCCGTGCGCTTCTGGAATGTCACGGCTTGTCGGTGGTGGCGGAGGCGGAAAATGGGCGGGAGGCCGTCGAGCTCGCGCGCACGACCCAGCCCGACGTCGCGGTGCTCGACATCGGCATGCCCGAGCTCAATGGGCTCGATGCGTTGCGCGCCATCCGGCGCGAGTCGCCGCATCTCAGGGCGGTCTTGCTCACGATTCACGACGACGACGCCTACGTGATGGAAGGCCGGCGTCTCGGCGCGCTCGGCTTCGTCCTCAAGAGCGAAGCCGGTTCGGAGCTGCTGAACGCCGTCCAGGCCGTCGCCGCAGGGCGGACTTATCTGAGCCCGCGGCTTTCGAGCGAGGTGGTGGAGGCGCTCGCCGCCGGAGTCGCGCCGGTCGCCAACCATCTCACCGATCGAGAGCGCGAGGTCCTCCAGCTGATCTCGGAGGGGCAGACCACCAAAGAAGTGGCCAATACGCTCGGGATCAGCGTCAAGACCGCGGGAACCCACCGCACCAACATCATGCGCAAGCTCGGTGTGCACGAGACCGCCGGCCTGGTGCGGTACGCGATCCGCCAGGGCTTGATCAGGGCCTGA
- a CDS encoding sensor histidine kinase yields METSLDLESRCVTALRAYLEGAGESSLHEAYELGRDALGRGLGILDLTAVLHTALAELAFSAQLGNGREVIGRAEPFLLECFSPFEMAHRGAREANAALRRLDEVREAENRRLARELHDEAGQMLVAAHLTLRDVADELGPPACRPLERVHDQLRKAEWELRRIAHEMRPSMLDDLGLWPALAFLAKGISARYGLLVRVEGELDTRFPHEIETALFRVAQEALNNAARHARARTVMLSASLAPDQLALTVADDGCGFEPRNLSGRTEGAGLGLRGIRERLEPLGGSLDIRSAPGEGTVLIMHLPLRIEDHAARIAG; encoded by the coding sequence GTGGAAACGTCCCTAGACCTCGAATCCCGCTGTGTCACGGCCCTGCGCGCTTACCTGGAGGGCGCCGGGGAGTCCTCCCTTCATGAGGCCTACGAGCTGGGGCGGGATGCGCTCGGACGCGGCCTCGGCATCCTCGACTTGACCGCGGTCCTCCACACCGCACTCGCGGAATTGGCGTTCTCGGCCCAGCTCGGAAATGGACGGGAGGTCATTGGCCGCGCCGAGCCGTTCCTGCTCGAATGTTTTTCACCGTTCGAGATGGCGCATCGAGGAGCTCGCGAGGCGAACGCCGCGCTGCGCCGGCTGGACGAGGTCCGGGAAGCCGAGAACCGCCGCCTGGCGCGCGAGCTCCACGACGAAGCCGGCCAGATGCTCGTCGCCGCGCATTTGACGCTGCGCGACGTCGCTGACGAGCTCGGACCGCCGGCCTGTCGCCCGCTGGAGCGCGTGCACGACCAGCTCCGGAAGGCGGAGTGGGAGTTGCGGCGCATCGCTCACGAGATGCGGCCCAGCATGCTCGACGATCTGGGTCTGTGGCCGGCGCTGGCGTTTCTGGCCAAAGGAATCTCCGCGCGTTATGGCCTGCTGGTGCGTGTCGAGGGCGAACTCGACACGCGGTTTCCGCACGAGATCGAGACCGCGCTCTTCCGCGTGGCTCAGGAGGCGCTCAACAACGCCGCGCGACACGCGCGGGCGAGAACCGTGATGCTGAGTGCGTCGCTGGCACCGGATCAGCTCGCGCTGACCGTCGCCGACGACGGATGTGGATTCGAGCCGCGAAACCTCTCCGGACGAACGGAGGGTGCGGGGCTCGGGCTGCGCGGAATCCGGGAGCGACTCGAGCCGTTGGGCGGGTCTCTGGACATCCGTTCGGCTCCAGGTGAAGGCACCGTGCTGATCATGCATCTCCCTTTGAGGATTGAAGACCATGCTGCGCGTATTGCTGGCTGA
- a CDS encoding anti-sigma regulatory factor: MRAATDLHANGGVRVHIDGDRSIVSARQRGRALALGLGFTKGGATFVVTAISELARNILLYASEGEIELHPVERTGKEGLEIIARDRGPGIESVRRALEDGYSTSGRPGLGLPGVQRLMDEFQVVSAGENGTEIRVVKWKRP, encoded by the coding sequence ATGAGAGCCGCGACCGATCTGCACGCGAACGGAGGTGTGCGCGTGCACATCGACGGCGATCGCTCCATCGTCTCGGCTCGGCAGCGCGGCCGAGCTCTCGCGCTCGGCCTGGGCTTCACCAAGGGAGGCGCGACGTTCGTGGTCACTGCCATCTCCGAGCTGGCCCGCAACATCCTGCTCTATGCCAGCGAGGGCGAGATCGAGCTGCATCCGGTGGAGCGGACCGGCAAGGAAGGACTCGAGATCATTGCACGGGACCGCGGACCCGGAATCGAGAGTGTTCGACGGGCACTGGAAGACGGCTACTCCACGTCCGGCCGCCCCGGCCTGGGTCTGCCCGGCGTGCAGCGCCTGATGGATGAGTTCCAAGTGGTCTCGGCGGGTGAAAATGGGACCGAGATTCGAGTGGTGAAGTGGAAACGTCCCTAG
- a CDS encoding FlgD immunoglobulin-like domain containing protein, whose amino-acid sequence MRPLRFVPWGIAALSLLASCGAEDDPVSPAPGRHTMRGHVTLTGYRVNAQGTFAGTQVVRDADGIPVDLLSGSTVVAQAMTTDGAYSFSGLLPGAYQTRTTLIPSVSDLSAVLTVVSSDLHVGDTLRLVSYGDLLPIPNPVETATTIYFEIPESLNVSLQVLTLAADTVQTLLAAKRPPGINQVRWDGLDRFGNDVPAGNYWVTFAAGLDQRAQLLFKVDPPVPLARVLEGISTAKR is encoded by the coding sequence GTGAGGCCTTTGCGCTTCGTACCATGGGGCATTGCCGCCCTCTCACTGCTCGCGTCCTGTGGGGCGGAGGACGACCCCGTCAGCCCTGCGCCGGGCCGCCACACCATGCGCGGCCACGTGACCCTGACGGGCTACCGGGTCAACGCGCAGGGGACCTTCGCGGGCACCCAGGTGGTCCGCGACGCGGACGGCATCCCGGTCGACCTCCTGAGCGGGTCCACCGTGGTTGCGCAGGCCATGACCACGGACGGGGCCTATTCCTTTTCGGGGCTCCTCCCCGGCGCCTATCAGACCCGCACCACGCTCATCCCGTCGGTCAGCGACCTCAGCGCCGTGCTCACGGTGGTTTCCTCCGACCTCCACGTGGGCGACACGCTCCGGCTCGTCTCATACGGAGATCTGCTGCCGATCCCCAATCCCGTCGAGACGGCGACCACCATCTATTTCGAAATTCCCGAATCCTTGAATGTCTCCCTGCAGGTCCTGACTCTGGCGGCAGACACGGTGCAGACCCTGCTGGCGGCCAAGCGGCCTCCCGGCATCAATCAGGTGCGGTGGGATGGTCTCGATCGATTCGGGAATGACGTGCCCGCAGGCAACTACTGGGTGACCTTCGCGGCGGGTCTGGACCAGCGCGCGCAGCTCCTCTTCAAAGTCGACCCCCCGGTTCCCCTGGCACGAGTGCTCGAGGGGATCTCGACCGCGAAACGCTGA
- a CDS encoding outer membrane beta-barrel protein, translating to MRRALLFTLLIATLGTGSAFAQSDLGMKSVGVAAGYVSPEDLDGTFSIGVFADHGTIVPNLGLESRIDFWSTSEEAFGTEVSIRDIAIGARTKYYFEVAHPSLRPFAGAGLALHLLHAEVTIPAMPGFPEQSFDDSETKLGLDIGGGINMPMNPRWDFNGELWYGIVSDVGQFSLRAGFGYKLGS from the coding sequence ATGAGGCGCGCGCTGCTGTTCACGTTGCTCATCGCCACTCTCGGGACCGGGAGTGCCTTCGCTCAGTCCGATCTCGGAATGAAGAGCGTCGGCGTGGCGGCCGGATACGTCAGCCCCGAGGACCTCGACGGCACGTTCAGCATCGGTGTCTTCGCGGACCACGGCACCATCGTCCCCAATCTCGGCCTCGAGTCGCGCATCGACTTCTGGTCGACGTCCGAGGAAGCGTTCGGGACCGAAGTCTCGATTCGCGACATCGCGATTGGCGCGCGCACCAAGTACTACTTCGAGGTGGCGCATCCTTCACTGCGGCCATTCGCCGGCGCCGGGCTGGCGCTCCACCTGCTGCACGCCGAGGTCACGATTCCGGCGATGCCGGGCTTCCCCGAGCAGAGCTTCGACGATTCGGAGACCAAGCTCGGCCTCGACATCGGCGGCGGCATCAACATGCCGATGAATCCGCGCTGGGACTTCAACGGCGAGCTGTGGTACGGCATCGTCAGCGACGTGGGACAGTTCTCGCTCCGGGCCGGGTTCGGCTACAAGCTCGGCTCCTGA
- a CDS encoding immunoglobulin-like domain-containing protein: MPRSSRLSLQLALATALFVSFATPSLAQTPTVSTDKEDYVPGEIVHISGSGWLPGETVMMILFETPENPDVRMLTAVADSSGSFTNEEFSPVERDMGVTFTLVATGQTSGWTAQTVFTDGPKVGSVSVGSPSTSQLCPGSTVTYSVTVQRGTGPGSSGNFNAALTVPSGLPAGVTASFSPGSLPFPPGQNTNGSTLTLTSTSATLKGEVSFTVRASNSAMDFAEGAGSLTVDTQAPTASAPATSTIAVGPSCQAVIPDLRSTVVRSDNCTPSGSLIVTQNPGAGTMVGLGTTVVTFTVKDALGNEASTSTSVSVVDQTPPSVALLGANPVVLEAGAAYAEPGANATDNCAGALPVSVSGAVNTSQPGSYTLTYTANDGNGNSANATRTVNVVDTTAPVMALNGGTPVTVECHTSFNDPGALATDIVDGDLSSAIQVSGSADVNTPGSYTVVYSVTDAHGNAANISRTVNVVDTTAPVMALHGESAMTVECHTSFTDAGATAADLCAGDLSAAIQAAGSVDVNTPGSYAVVYSVTDAHGNSANVSRTVNVVDTTAPVMVLHGESAMTVECHTSFTDPGATATDLCAGDLSAAIQVSGLVDVNTPGTYTLTYQVSDGINTSSIGRTVNVVDTTDPILALNGASPITVECHTSFTDPGATASDLCAGDLSGAIQVSGSVDVNTPGTYTLIYQVSDGFNTSSISRTVHVDDTTDPVLALNGTSPVTVECHTSFSDAGATASDLCAGDLSGAIQVSGLVDVNTPGAYTLIYSVNDGHGNSAALSRTVNVVDTIDPILTLIGATEVTVECHATFSDPGATASDLCAGDLSNVIQVAGLVDVNTPGRYALVYQVSDGFNSSSVSRTVNVVDTTDPVLALNGTSPVTVECHASFTDPGATASDLCAGDLSSAIQISGSVDVNTVGTYTLSYSVSDGHGNSSSMSRTVNVLDTTAPTLSVPAAIRASTGTSATVCGAVVPLASLGEASAIDACAGALSVERIGVPDGGLFPVGTTTITYKVADPSGNVATGTQSVLVVDETAPTITCPSNIVQVVDPGQCAAVVRYAITVNDNCPGATFTATPASGSSFAMGSATSVTVTATDAAGNTATCSFDVQVVNPAPVVTISSPASGSVFPVGSPVSFNGTFTDNAGDTHAAQWVLDGKTLPGVVDESAGSASLTYAFPNAGVYAVTLIVMDQCGGSGTATEVAGLTAMVVVYDPTAGFVTGGGWIQSPAGAYRPDTTMVGKANFGFVSKYKKGQTTPSGETEFQFKAGNLNFHSHGYEWLVVAGSKAQFKGWGSVNGTADYGFLLTALDGQVLNDKAVDKFRIKIWKLADGVIVYDNQFGAADSSGPSTALGGGSIQIVTNANANRASLMADPGADRSGERPSLALAPAMPNPFRFSTMLRFSLGERSRVTVTVYDAAGREVGRPLDDDVAAGSHAVRWPGKGPSPSSGVYFVRMTAMSASGQRFVKQQSLVLVR; this comes from the coding sequence ATGCCACGCTCCTCTCGTCTCTCGCTGCAGCTGGCTCTCGCGACGGCGCTGTTCGTCTCCTTCGCGACGCCTTCACTGGCCCAGACTCCAACGGTCTCCACCGACAAGGAGGACTACGTCCCCGGCGAGATCGTCCACATCTCGGGCAGCGGCTGGCTTCCCGGCGAGACCGTGATGATGATCCTGTTCGAGACGCCGGAAAACCCGGACGTTCGGATGCTGACCGCCGTCGCGGACTCATCGGGATCCTTCACCAACGAGGAGTTCTCGCCCGTCGAGCGCGACATGGGTGTCACGTTCACGCTCGTGGCGACGGGTCAGACCTCGGGATGGACCGCCCAGACGGTCTTCACCGACGGACCCAAGGTGGGTTCGGTCAGCGTCGGCTCTCCGTCGACGTCGCAGCTCTGTCCTGGCTCGACCGTCACCTATTCGGTGACCGTCCAGCGCGGCACCGGTCCGGGATCGAGCGGCAACTTCAACGCCGCCCTGACGGTGCCGAGCGGCCTTCCCGCCGGGGTCACGGCCTCGTTCTCACCGGGCTCGCTGCCGTTTCCGCCGGGCCAGAACACGAACGGCTCCACGCTCACGCTGACGTCGACGAGCGCGACGCTCAAAGGGGAGGTCTCGTTCACCGTACGCGCCTCCAACAGCGCAATGGACTTCGCGGAGGGCGCTGGATCGCTGACCGTGGACACTCAGGCCCCTACGGCGAGCGCGCCGGCCACGAGCACGATCGCGGTCGGACCGAGCTGCCAGGCGGTGATCCCCGATCTGAGGTCGACAGTCGTGCGGTCCGACAACTGCACGCCGTCCGGCTCGCTCATCGTGACGCAGAACCCCGGCGCCGGCACGATGGTCGGCTTGGGCACGACGGTCGTCACCTTCACCGTGAAGGACGCGCTGGGCAACGAAGCCTCGACGTCCACGAGCGTCAGCGTGGTCGACCAGACACCGCCGTCGGTCGCGCTGCTCGGAGCCAATCCGGTGGTCCTCGAGGCGGGAGCGGCCTATGCCGAGCCGGGCGCGAATGCCACCGACAACTGCGCGGGCGCGCTGCCGGTATCGGTTTCGGGCGCGGTCAATACCAGCCAGCCGGGCTCGTACACGCTGACCTATACGGCCAACGACGGGAACGGCAACTCGGCGAACGCCACCCGCACGGTGAACGTGGTCGACACCACCGCGCCTGTGATGGCACTGAACGGCGGGACTCCGGTCACGGTCGAGTGTCACACCAGCTTCAATGACCCGGGTGCTCTGGCCACCGACATCGTCGACGGTGATCTCTCCTCGGCCATCCAGGTCTCCGGCTCGGCCGACGTGAACACGCCGGGCAGCTACACGGTGGTCTACAGCGTCACCGATGCCCACGGCAACGCCGCGAACATCAGCCGCACCGTGAACGTGGTCGACACCACCGCGCCGGTCATGGCCCTCCACGGTGAAAGCGCCATGACGGTGGAATGCCACACGAGCTTCACCGATGCCGGCGCCACCGCGGCCGATCTCTGCGCGGGCGACCTTTCAGCCGCGATCCAGGCCGCCGGCTCGGTGGATGTGAACACGCCGGGCAGCTATGCGGTGGTCTACAGCGTCACCGATGCCCACGGCAACTCCGCGAATGTCAGCCGCACCGTGAACGTGGTCGACACCACCGCGCCGGTCATGGTCCTCCACGGTGAAAGCGCCATGACGGTCGAGTGCCACACGAGCTTCACCGACCCTGGCGCCACCGCGACCGATCTCTGCGCGGGCGATCTGTCAGCCGCGATCCAGGTCTCCGGTCTGGTCGATGTGAACACCCCGGGCACCTACACGCTGACCTACCAGGTGAGCGACGGAATCAACACGTCGAGCATCGGCCGCACCGTGAACGTGGTCGACACCACCGACCCCATCCTGGCCCTGAACGGGGCGAGCCCGATCACCGTCGAGTGCCACACGAGCTTCACTGACCCTGGCGCCACCGCCAGCGATCTCTGCGCGGGCGATCTTTCGGGCGCGATCCAGGTTTCCGGCTCCGTGGACGTCAACACCCCGGGCACGTACACGCTGATCTATCAGGTGAGCGACGGATTCAACACGTCGAGCATCAGCCGTACCGTGCACGTGGACGACACCACCGACCCGGTCCTGGCGCTGAACGGGACGAGCCCGGTGACGGTCGAGTGCCATACGAGCTTCAGCGATGCCGGCGCCACGGCCAGCGACCTCTGCGCGGGCGATCTGTCGGGCGCGATCCAGGTCTCCGGTCTGGTCGATGTGAACACCCCGGGCGCCTACACGCTCATCTACAGCGTCAACGACGGGCACGGCAACTCGGCGGCTCTCAGCCGCACGGTGAACGTGGTGGACACGATCGACCCGATCCTCACGCTGATCGGGGCGACCGAGGTGACGGTCGAGTGCCACGCCACCTTCAGCGATCCCGGCGCCACGGCGAGCGATCTCTGCGCCGGCGACCTCTCGAACGTTATTCAGGTTGCCGGTCTCGTGGACGTGAACACGCCGGGCCGCTACGCGCTGGTCTATCAGGTGAGCGACGGGTTCAACTCGTCGAGCGTGAGCCGCACGGTGAACGTCGTCGACACCACCGACCCGGTCCTGGCTCTGAACGGGACCAGCCCGGTGACCGTCGAGTGCCATGCGAGCTTCACCGACCCCGGCGCCACGGCCAGCGATCTCTGTGCCGGCGACCTTTCGAGCGCCATTCAGATTTCGGGATCCGTGGACGTCAACACCGTCGGGACCTACACGCTCAGCTACAGCGTCAGCGACGGCCACGGCAACTCGTCGAGCATGAGCCGAACGGTGAACGTGCTGGACACCACGGCGCCCACGCTCAGCGTCCCCGCGGCCATCCGCGCGTCGACCGGCACTTCGGCGACGGTGTGCGGAGCGGTCGTGCCGCTTGCCAGCCTCGGCGAAGCCAGCGCGATCGACGCCTGTGCCGGCGCGCTCTCGGTCGAGCGGATCGGCGTTCCCGACGGCGGCCTGTTCCCGGTTGGGACCACCACGATCACCTACAAGGTCGCCGATCCCAGCGGAAACGTGGCCACGGGCACGCAATCGGTGCTCGTCGTGGACGAGACCGCGCCCACGATCACCTGCCCGTCCAACATCGTGCAGGTGGTCGATCCCGGTCAGTGCGCGGCCGTCGTTCGCTACGCGATCACCGTGAACGACAACTGTCCCGGAGCAACCTTCACCGCGACTCCGGCATCCGGCTCGTCGTTCGCCATGGGAAGCGCGACGTCGGTGACCGTGACGGCCACGGATGCCGCGGGCAACACCGCCACGTGCAGCTTCGACGTCCAAGTCGTGAACCCGGCGCCGGTCGTCACCATCAGCTCCCCGGCGAGCGGATCGGTGTTCCCGGTCGGGAGCCCGGTGAGCTTCAACGGAACGTTCACGGACAACGCCGGCGACACTCATGCCGCGCAGTGGGTGCTCGACGGCAAGACGCTCCCCGGGGTGGTGGACGAATCCGCCGGCTCGGCCAGCCTGACCTACGCGTTCCCGAACGCGGGCGTCTACGCGGTCACCCTGATCGTCATGGATCAATGCGGTGGATCCGGAACGGCGACCGAAGTCGCCGGCCTCACCGCGATGGTGGTGGTCTATGACCCGACCGCCGGCTTCGTGACCGGCGGCGGCTGGATCCAGTCTCCGGCCGGCGCCTATCGGCCGGACACCACGATGGTCGGCAAAGCCAACTTCGGCTTCGTCTCCAAGTACAAGAAGGGCCAGACCACTCCGTCCGGTGAGACCGAGTTCCAGTTCAAGGCCGGCAACCTCAACTTCCATAGCCACGGCTACGAGTGGCTGGTGGTGGCCGGCTCCAAGGCGCAGTTCAAGGGATGGGGCTCCGTCAACGGCACGGCCGATTACGGGTTCCTGCTCACCGCCCTGGACGGCCAGGTCCTGAACGACAAGGCAGTCGACAAGTTCCGCATCAAGATCTGGAAGCTCGCGGATGGAGTCATCGTCTACGACAACCAGTTCGGCGCGGCGGATTCGAGCGGACCGTCCACCGCACTCGGCGGCGGGTCGATTCAGATCGTGACCAACGCCAACGCCAACCGCGCTTCACTGATGGCCGATCCCGGAGCGGATCGGTCCGGCGAGCGGCCCAGCCTCGCGCTGGCGCCGGCCATGCCGAACCCGTTCCGCTTCTCGACCATGCTGCGCTTCAGCCTCGGCGAGCGGAGCCGCGTGACCGTGACGGTCTACGACGCGGCGGGACGAGAAGTGGGCCGCCCTCTGGACGATGACGTGGCCGCGGGCTCACACGCCGTCCGCTGGCCGGGCAAGGGCCCGTCTCCGAGCTCCGGCGTCTACTTCGTACGCATGACCGCCATGTCCGCATCGGGCCAGCGGTTCGTGAAGCAGCAGTCCCTGGTGCTGGTCCGCTAG